A genome region from Ursus arctos isolate Adak ecotype North America unplaced genomic scaffold, UrsArc2.0 scaffold_18, whole genome shotgun sequence includes the following:
- the ACTL7B gene encoding actin-like protein 7B → MATRSSPSPMPLGTAQGDPGEAGTLSGPDAGIRDACSATQLKMKPKKVRKLKALILDLGSQYCKCGYAGEPRPTYFISSTVGKRSSEAADAGDTRKGTYVGHELLNTEAPLKLMNPLKYGIVVDWDCVQSIWEYVFHTAMKILPEEHAVLVSDPPLSPSSNREKYAELMFETFGIPAMHVTSQSLLSIYSYGKTSGLVVESGHGVSHVVPISEGDVLPGLTGRADYAGSDLTNYLLQLLNEAGHKFTDDHLHIIEHIKKKCCYSALMPEQELGLCLEEMRVDYELPDGKLITIGRERFQCAEMLFKPTLVGSSQPGLPALTAACLDRCQEVGFKEEMAANVLLCGGCTMLDGFPERFQRELSLLCSGDSPAVAAAPERKTSVWTGGSILASLQAFQQLWVSKEEFEERGSAAIYSKC, encoded by the coding sequence ATGGCGACGAGGAGCAGCCCTAGCCCCATGCCCCTGGGCACGGCGCAGGGTGACCCTGGCGAGGCAGGAACGCTGTCCGGTCCCGATGCCGGCATCCGGGACGCATGTTCAGCCACTCAGCTGAAGATGAAGCCCAAGAAGGTGCGCAAGCTCAAGGCCCTCATCCTTGACCTGGGCTCCCAGTACTGTAAGTGCGGCTATGCGGGCGAGCCGCGGCCCACCTACTTCATCTCCTCCACCGTGGGCAAGCGCTCCTCGGAGGCGGCTGATGCCGGCGACACCCGCAAGGGGACCTACGTGGGCCACGAGCTGCTCAACACGGAGGCGCCCCTGAAGCTGATGAACCCGCTCAAATACGGCATCGTGGTGGACTGGGACTGCGTGCAGAGCATCTGGGAGTACGTCTTCCACACGGCCATGAAGATCCTCCCCGAGGAGCATGCCGTGCTGGTCTCCGACCCCCCACTCAGCCCCAGCAGCAACCGGGAGAAGTACGCGGAGCTCATGTTCGAGACCTTCGGCATCCCTGCCATGCATGTGACGTCCCAGTCGCTGCTGTCCATCTACTCCTACGGCAAGACCTCGGGCCTGGTGGTGGAGAGCGGCCACGGCGTCTCGCACGTGGTGCCCATCTCGGAGGGCGACGTGCTGCCGGGCCTGACGGGCCGTGCCGACTACGCTGGCAGCGACCTCACCAACTACCTGCTGCAGCTGCTCAACGAGGCCGGCCACAAGTTCACGGACGACCACCTGCACATCATCGAGCACATCAAGAAGAAGTGCTGCTACTCGGCGCTCATGCCCGAGCAGGAGCTCGGCCTGTGCCTGGAGGAGATGCGCGTGGACTACGAGCTCCCCGACGGCAAGCTCATCACCATCGGCCGGGAGCGCTTCCAGTgcgccgagatgctcttcaagcCCACCCTGGTGGGCAGCAGCCAGCCTGGCCTGCCCGCGCTCACGGCCGCCTGCCTGGACCGCTGCCAGGAGGTGGGCTTCAAGGAGGAGATGGCCGCCAACGTGCTGCTGTGTGGTGGCTGTACCATGCTGGATGGCTTCCCCGAGCGCTTCCAGAGGGAGCTGAGCCTCCTCTGCTCCGGTGACAGCCCCGCGGTGGCTGCCGCTCCCGAGAGGAAGACCTCCGTGTGGACCGGCGGCTCCATCCTGGCCTCCCTGCAGGCCTTCCAGCAGCTCTGGGTCAGCAAGGAAGAGTTTGAGGAGCGGGGCAGCGCGGCCATCTATAGCAAGTGCTGA